A genomic region of Ensifer adhaerens contains the following coding sequences:
- a CDS encoding efflux RND transporter periplasmic adaptor subunit: MAQKVLPVLSVCAAMTFGSLSPARAEDAAQPKPALPSIVVTTAVDQSISDRVVATGTIQAVEQVYVAPMVDGLSIRTLNVDVGDRVEAGSVLVVLNDDALRLQKSELEASLAKAEAGLAQLNAQLSETKANNDEAKRVSERAAELSKNGTVSTAEADRVRALAIATQARVLSAEQAVAVANADIKVAEAQIDDIDLRLARTSVKAPVSGVISAKNAKVGAIATGNSEPLFAMIRDGAIEMKADVAEADIIKLAVGQPAIVTLAGGNTKVEGTIRLIAPTVDPISRLGTVFISLADTEKARAGMYASALITAEQKQTVVLPQTAVTNENGRTIVRKVENGVIRILPVKTGISDGKFIEVLDGLKAGEEVVARAGAYVRDGDHINPVKSAQPATN, translated from the coding sequence ATGGCTCAAAAAGTATTGCCTGTTCTCAGCGTGTGCGCTGCGATGACCTTTGGTTCGCTTTCACCGGCCAGGGCCGAGGACGCGGCGCAACCGAAGCCGGCGCTCCCCTCCATCGTCGTGACCACGGCGGTCGACCAATCGATCAGCGACCGCGTTGTTGCGACCGGAACCATACAGGCGGTGGAACAGGTCTATGTCGCCCCGATGGTCGACGGTCTTTCGATCCGCACACTCAATGTCGATGTCGGCGACAGGGTCGAAGCCGGCAGCGTGCTCGTGGTCCTCAACGACGACGCGCTTCGCCTGCAGAAGAGCGAACTCGAAGCGTCGCTTGCCAAGGCAGAAGCCGGGCTTGCGCAGTTGAACGCACAGCTCAGCGAAACCAAGGCCAACAACGATGAAGCCAAGCGCGTCAGCGAACGTGCCGCCGAACTCTCCAAGAACGGCACCGTTTCGACGGCCGAAGCCGACCGGGTCCGCGCGCTCGCCATCGCGACGCAGGCGCGCGTCCTGTCTGCCGAGCAGGCCGTCGCCGTTGCCAATGCCGACATCAAGGTAGCCGAAGCGCAGATCGACGACATCGATCTTCGCCTCGCCCGCACCTCGGTCAAGGCCCCTGTCAGCGGTGTCATCTCGGCCAAGAACGCCAAGGTCGGCGCAATCGCCACCGGCAATAGCGAGCCGCTCTTCGCCATGATCCGCGATGGCGCGATCGAGATGAAGGCAGACGTCGCGGAAGCCGATATCATCAAGCTCGCGGTCGGCCAGCCGGCTATCGTGACGCTCGCTGGCGGCAACACCAAGGTCGAGGGCACGATCCGTCTGATCGCCCCGACGGTCGATCCCATCAGCCGCCTCGGCACCGTCTTCATCAGCCTGGCGGATACCGAGAAGGCACGCGCCGGCATGTATGCAAGCGCGCTGATCACCGCCGAACAGAAGCAGACGGTGGTTCTGCCGCAAACGGCCGTTACCAATGAGAACGGCCGCACCATTGTTCGCAAGGTCGAAAACGGCGTCATCCGCATCCTGCCGGTCAAGACAGGGATTTCCGACGGCAAGTTCATCGAGGTTCTCGATGGCTTGAAGGCCGGAGAGGAGGTCGTGGCCCGGGCCGGCGCCTATGTACGCGACGGCGACCACATCAACCCCGTCAAATCAGCGCAACCCGCGACCAACTGA
- a CDS encoding efflux RND transporter permease subunit — MNFSAWSIRNPIAPILAFVVLLVLGYQSFVRLPITRFPNIDVPIVSISVAQSGASPAELETQVTKEIEDAVASVTGVDHIQSTINDGTSTTAVIFRMEVPTTQAVQDVKDAIDRIRGDLPTSIEEPIVSKVDVEGQAIQTFSVSAPGMSLEELSWFVDDVIKREIQGKSGIGRVDRYGGADREVRVELNEDKLNSLGITAADVNGQLRRMNMDLGSGRGQVGGSEQAIRTLGDARNVDQLANTMISVPSGRFVRLSELGTVTDTYEEPRSFSRFNGNPGVTFAVFRAKGASEVSVAETVAKSLEKIRAANPDVTIEMVDDSVYFTYGNYEAALDTLMEGALLAVIVVMLFLRNWRATLICAIALPLSAVPTFWVMELLGFSLNLVSFLALTLATGILVDDAIVEIENIERHIHMGKSPYRAAIEAADEIGLAVIATTFTIIAVFIPVSFMPGIVGQYFIQFGLTVAVSVFFSLLVARLITPVMAAYMMRPSKLDGHHAEDGTLMRNYTRLVHATTKRWYMRYLTVLIAIGVTVASMVALFMFVPGGFLPPDDTSRVSLSVELAPDAMLEDTDRTTAQIYERVKDLDGVESVFVLGGASPKGDLELRRATVTVLLEKRDHSLLNKVVNDVFGKLPVVGPYLPKLPPSGRIIPQSQIEKEIFARVRDLPDVRVIKLNDRGERELSFNLLSNNEADLDKAVGILEGKLRSDPLLANVSPDGALPRPELQIRPRDEQMSRLGITTAQISEVIRVATIGDIDAALTKIALDGRLIPIRVQVNRDFRTDIAAIRNLKIQTASGLTVPLSSVADINYSEGPSSIKRYDRNRVVALGADLPIGVALNTASARFLQIADEAKMPSTVQLLKSGDAEVEEEMQQSFVNAMLLGLMLVLVVLILLFKDVIQPFTILFSLPLAMGGVAAGLILTQNSLSMPVLIGILMLMGIVTKNAILLVDFGIEMMHHGMDRTQAMIEAGRKRARPIIMTSIAMSAGMLPSALGVGEGGSFRAPMAIAVIGGIIVSTILSLVVVPSFFLIMDDLSRLLAWIFGRFVGKKDDESLPLDREALTGLVQEQSKTIEGLEDRLKTLESEQTKGRSGGKVINHPALAAE; from the coding sequence ATGAACTTCTCAGCCTGGTCCATCCGAAATCCGATCGCTCCGATCCTCGCCTTCGTTGTGCTGCTCGTACTCGGCTATCAGTCGTTCGTGCGTCTGCCGATCACACGCTTCCCCAACATCGACGTGCCGATCGTATCGATCAGCGTGGCGCAGAGCGGCGCATCGCCGGCCGAACTCGAAACCCAGGTCACCAAGGAAATCGAGGACGCGGTCGCCAGCGTCACCGGCGTCGACCATATCCAGTCGACCATCAACGACGGAACGTCGACCACGGCCGTCATCTTCCGCATGGAAGTACCGACGACGCAGGCAGTGCAGGACGTCAAGGACGCCATCGACCGTATCCGCGGCGACCTGCCCACCTCGATCGAAGAACCGATCGTCTCGAAGGTCGACGTCGAGGGTCAAGCGATCCAGACCTTCTCGGTTTCCGCACCCGGCATGTCGCTGGAAGAACTCTCCTGGTTCGTCGATGACGTCATCAAGCGCGAAATCCAGGGTAAAAGCGGCATCGGGCGCGTCGACCGCTACGGCGGCGCCGACCGCGAAGTTCGCGTCGAGCTCAATGAAGACAAGCTGAATTCGCTCGGCATCACCGCCGCCGACGTCAACGGCCAGCTCCGCCGCATGAACATGGACCTGGGGTCCGGACGCGGTCAGGTGGGCGGCAGCGAACAGGCGATCCGCACACTCGGTGACGCCCGCAACGTCGACCAGCTCGCCAACACGATGATCTCGGTGCCGAGCGGCCGCTTCGTTCGGCTCTCCGAACTCGGCACCGTTACCGATACCTATGAGGAGCCCCGCTCCTTCTCGCGCTTTAACGGCAATCCCGGCGTGACCTTTGCGGTCTTCCGCGCCAAGGGCGCCAGCGAGGTGAGCGTCGCCGAAACCGTTGCCAAGTCGCTCGAAAAGATCCGTGCGGCGAACCCTGACGTCACCATCGAGATGGTCGACGATTCCGTCTACTTCACCTACGGCAACTATGAAGCGGCGCTGGACACGCTGATGGAGGGCGCGCTGCTCGCCGTCATCGTCGTCATGCTCTTCCTGCGCAACTGGCGGGCCACGCTGATTTGCGCCATCGCCTTGCCGTTGTCTGCCGTCCCGACCTTCTGGGTCATGGAACTGCTCGGCTTCTCGCTCAATCTCGTCAGCTTCCTCGCACTGACACTTGCAACCGGCATCCTTGTGGACGACGCCATCGTCGAGATCGAGAATATCGAGCGGCATATCCATATGGGCAAGTCGCCCTACCGGGCTGCGATCGAAGCGGCGGATGAAATCGGCCTCGCGGTGATCGCAACCACGTTCACGATCATCGCGGTTTTCATCCCGGTGTCGTTCATGCCGGGGATTGTTGGCCAGTACTTCATCCAGTTTGGCCTGACCGTGGCCGTTTCGGTCTTCTTCTCGCTGCTCGTCGCACGCCTGATAACGCCCGTCATGGCCGCCTATATGATGCGTCCTTCCAAACTTGACGGGCATCATGCCGAAGACGGCACTCTGATGCGCAACTACACGCGTCTGGTTCATGCGACGACGAAGCGCTGGTACATGCGCTACCTGACGGTGCTCATCGCGATCGGCGTGACCGTGGCCTCCATGGTCGCTCTGTTCATGTTCGTGCCCGGCGGGTTCCTGCCTCCGGACGACACGTCGCGTGTCAGCCTGTCCGTCGAACTGGCGCCTGACGCCATGCTGGAAGACACCGACCGCACGACCGCGCAGATCTACGAAAGGGTCAAGGACCTGGACGGCGTCGAAAGCGTGTTCGTGCTTGGCGGTGCCTCGCCTAAGGGCGACCTGGAACTGCGCCGGGCCACCGTGACGGTGCTGCTCGAAAAGCGCGACCACTCGCTCTTGAATAAGGTCGTCAACGACGTCTTCGGCAAGCTGCCGGTCGTCGGCCCGTATTTGCCGAAGTTGCCGCCGTCGGGGCGCATCATACCGCAGTCGCAGATCGAGAAGGAGATCTTTGCCCGCGTGCGCGATTTGCCGGATGTCCGGGTGATCAAGCTCAACGACCGCGGCGAGCGGGAACTGTCGTTCAATCTGCTTTCCAACAACGAAGCCGATCTCGACAAGGCCGTCGGCATTCTGGAAGGGAAGCTGCGCAGCGATCCGTTGCTCGCCAATGTCAGCCCGGACGGCGCACTCCCCCGTCCCGAGTTGCAGATCCGTCCGCGTGACGAGCAGATGTCGCGCCTCGGCATCACCACCGCGCAGATCTCGGAAGTCATCCGTGTCGCCACCATTGGCGACATCGACGCCGCCCTGACGAAAATTGCGCTCGATGGTCGGCTGATCCCGATCCGCGTTCAGGTCAACCGGGATTTCCGCACGGACATCGCCGCGATCCGCAACCTGAAGATCCAGACCGCCTCGGGCTTGACGGTGCCGCTGTCGAGCGTCGCCGACATCAACTATTCCGAGGGGCCGAGCTCGATCAAGCGCTACGACCGCAACCGCGTCGTCGCGCTCGGCGCGGATCTACCGATCGGCGTGGCACTCAACACCGCCTCCGCACGCTTCCTGCAGATTGCGGACGAAGCCAAGATGCCGTCCACTGTTCAACTTCTGAAAAGCGGCGACGCAGAGGTCGAGGAGGAAATGCAGCAAAGCTTCGTCAACGCCATGCTGCTTGGTCTGATGCTGGTGCTGGTGGTGCTGATCCTCCTGTTCAAGGATGTGATCCAGCCGTTCACCATCCTGTTCTCGCTGCCGCTTGCGATGGGCGGTGTCGCAGCCGGACTGATCCTGACGCAGAACTCACTGTCGATGCCGGTCTTGATCGGCATCTTGATGCTGATGGGCATCGTCACCAAGAACGCCATCCTGCTCGTCGACTTCGGTATCGAGATGATGCATCACGGCATGGACCGGACGCAGGCGATGATCGAAGCGGGCCGCAAGCGCGCCCGCCCGATCATCATGACGTCGATCGCCATGTCGGCGGGCATGCTGCCCTCCGCGCTCGGCGTCGGCGAAGGCGGCTCGTTCCGTGCGCCAATGGCAATCGCGGTAATCGGCGGCATCATCGTCTCGACGATCCTAAGCCTCGTCGTCGTGCCGTCCTTCTTCCTGATCATGGATGACCTGTCGCGCCTGCTCGCCTGGATCTTCGGTCGCTTCGTCGGCAAGAAGGACGACGAGAGCCTGCCTCTCGATCGCGAGGCCCTGACGGGTCTCGTGCAAGAACAGAGCAAGACGATCGAAGGCCTGGAAGATCGGCTGAAAACACTGGAATCGGAACAGACCAAGGGACGATCCGGCGGCAAGGTCATCAATCATCCTGCACTCGCCGCCGAATAG
- a CDS encoding Crp/Fnr family transcriptional regulator, which produces MKTLRLNSNDRSVLLGSGFFEKLPMAATNAILDDVVVSTHEEHDILFGYGEPLDHVFFVLSGLVRLYRLGKDGREADIAVFPRGELFGESAMFLGNRATVNAQAIETTMLARIDSRKLRKLAEQTPEIADALMQLLCRHAQMAEDCLAEDRLLTAPQRVASYILGNCPDGITNFSFRLPFQKNVLAGKLGLAPEALSRAFSALRRSGVTVKGRVIEIHDRQALERF; this is translated from the coding sequence ATGAAGACGTTGCGATTGAACTCGAACGATAGGTCGGTGCTGCTCGGCTCTGGTTTCTTCGAGAAGCTGCCGATGGCGGCCACGAACGCAATTCTCGATGATGTGGTGGTATCCACTCACGAGGAGCACGATATCCTCTTTGGCTATGGCGAGCCGCTCGATCACGTCTTCTTCGTCCTCTCCGGATTGGTGCGCCTCTACCGGCTGGGCAAGGACGGGCGCGAAGCCGATATCGCCGTTTTTCCGAGAGGCGAGCTTTTCGGTGAAAGCGCCATGTTCCTTGGCAACCGCGCAACGGTCAACGCGCAGGCGATCGAAACGACGATGCTTGCCCGGATCGACAGCCGCAAGCTGCGCAAGCTTGCCGAGCAGACACCTGAAATCGCTGACGCGCTGATGCAGCTCCTGTGCCGGCACGCGCAGATGGCCGAGGATTGCCTGGCGGAAGACCGGCTGCTCACGGCGCCGCAGCGGGTTGCCAGCTACATCCTCGGAAACTGCCCCGATGGGATTACGAACTTCTCCTTCCGCCTGCCCTTCCAGAAGAATGTACTGGCCGGAAAACTGGGCCTGGCGCCGGAAGCACTCTCGCGCGCCTTCTCGGCACTCCGCCGCTCAGGCGTCACGGTCAAGGGTCGCGTCATCGAGATCCATGACCGGCAGGCATTGGAGCGCTTCTGA
- the ureG gene encoding urease accessory protein UreG — protein sequence MASKNGPLRVGIGGPVGSGKTALTDKLCKAMREKYSVAVVTNDIYTKEDAEALVRMQALPSDRIVGVETGGCPHTAIREDATINLQAIADLNRRIPDLDVVFIESGGDNLAATFSPDLADLTIYVISVCQGEEIPRKGGPGITKSDLLVINKKDLAPYVGADLDVMQRDATRMREEKPFVFTDMKRGDGINRIVDFLTLHGGL from the coding sequence ATGGCATCGAAGAACGGTCCCCTTCGCGTCGGTATCGGCGGGCCGGTGGGCTCAGGCAAGACGGCGCTCACCGACAAGCTCTGCAAGGCAATGCGGGAGAAATACTCCGTCGCCGTCGTCACCAACGACATCTACACCAAGGAAGACGCAGAAGCCCTGGTGCGCATGCAGGCGCTGCCGTCCGATCGCATCGTCGGCGTCGAGACCGGCGGCTGCCCGCATACGGCGATCCGCGAGGACGCCACGATCAATCTGCAGGCCATCGCCGATCTCAACCGGCGCATTCCCGATCTCGACGTCGTCTTCATCGAATCCGGCGGCGACAATCTCGCGGCAACCTTTTCGCCTGATCTTGCTGACCTGACTATCTATGTCATCTCGGTCTGCCAGGGTGAGGAGATCCCGCGCAAGGGCGGGCCGGGCATCACCAAGTCGGATCTGCTTGTCATCAACAAGAAGGACCTAGCTCCCTATGTCGGGGCCGATCTCGACGTGATGCAGCGGGATGCGACGCGGATGCGGGAAGAAAAGCCCTTCGTTTTCACCGACATGAAGCGCGGCGACGGCATCAACCGGATCGTCGATTTCCTGACGCTACACGGCGGCCTTTGA
- a CDS encoding urease accessory protein UreF, with product MAERVDTQALLRLVTWMSPAFPVGAFSYSSGLEQAVHDCQVTDAAELRNWLETVICLGSGWNDALLLAESYRAVNDHVRLAAAAELAEALAGSRERHTEIMLQGQAFLAAARSWPHPLLDALPETIAYPVAVGAVAGAHETGLEPALAAYLNAAVSNAVSVAIRCGVTGQRDGVGVIAALEPVIAATASKAAGASLEDLGSATIIADISALRHETLHSRLFRS from the coding sequence ATGGCTGAACGGGTCGATACGCAGGCACTGCTTCGCCTCGTCACATGGATGTCGCCGGCCTTTCCGGTCGGAGCCTTCTCCTATTCCAGCGGGCTTGAACAGGCGGTTCATGACTGCCAGGTCACGGACGCGGCCGAGCTTCGCAACTGGCTTGAGACGGTCATCTGCCTCGGCTCCGGCTGGAACGATGCGCTGCTTCTTGCCGAGAGCTATCGCGCCGTGAACGATCATGTCCGGTTGGCTGCGGCGGCAGAGCTTGCCGAAGCCCTGGCTGGGAGCCGTGAGCGACATACGGAAATCATGCTGCAGGGTCAGGCGTTTCTGGCCGCCGCACGCTCATGGCCGCACCCGCTTCTTGATGCGCTCCCGGAGACTATCGCCTATCCGGTGGCGGTCGGTGCCGTGGCCGGGGCCCATGAAACGGGTCTTGAGCCTGCGCTTGCCGCCTATCTGAACGCCGCCGTTTCGAACGCCGTTTCGGTGGCGATCCGCTGCGGCGTCACGGGCCAGCGCGATGGAGTCGGCGTCATCGCGGCGCTTGAGCCGGTTATCGCGGCGACGGCGAGCAAGGCCGCCGGCGCTTCGCTCGAAGATCTCGGCTCGGCCACGATCATCGCGGATATTTCGGCCTTGAGACACGAAACCCTGCATTCGCGGCTCTTCCGCTCGTGA
- the ureE gene encoding urease accessory protein UreE translates to MPYRSTEVLSPGPADKSPLHSVTLTHDARHLRRKLLHLENDDVVMLDLREPVMLADGDLLVLDGGGYIRIVAAPEALYEIRPRDPLHLIELAWHLGNRHLTAQIEQNRILITRDPVIRQMLEGLGAAVTEVSEPFQPLRGAYHAGGHNHGHGNHHHG, encoded by the coding sequence ATGCCGTATCGTTCGACAGAGGTGCTTTCGCCTGGGCCTGCCGACAAGTCGCCGCTCCATAGCGTGACGCTGACGCACGACGCGCGACATCTGCGCCGCAAGCTGCTGCATCTCGAAAACGACGATGTGGTGATGCTGGATCTGAGGGAACCGGTCATGCTCGCCGATGGCGATCTCCTGGTACTCGACGGTGGCGGCTACATCCGGATCGTTGCGGCACCTGAGGCACTCTACGAGATTCGCCCGCGTGACCCGCTGCATCTCATCGAACTCGCCTGGCATCTCGGCAATCGCCACCTGACGGCGCAGATCGAGCAGAACCGCATTCTGATTACCCGCGATCCGGTGATCCGTCAGATGCTCGAAGGACTGGGTGCGGCGGTGACCGAGGTTTCTGAACCCTTCCAGCCGCTGCGCGGCGCATACCATGCCGGCGGTCACAACCATGGCCACGGCAATCACCACCATGGCTGA
- a CDS encoding putative quinol monooxygenase, with translation MVYIIAYLTAHPGKGDEVVSLAAPLIEATRREAGCITYDLYRKPADPDALVFVETWQNKAAVDAHFEEPHLKAFQAAMADLLIEARIELVTPEKVEVL, from the coding sequence ATGGTTTACATTATCGCCTACCTGACCGCACATCCGGGTAAAGGGGATGAAGTGGTGTCGCTGGCCGCACCGCTGATCGAGGCCACGCGGCGCGAAGCCGGCTGCATCACCTATGACCTTTATCGGAAGCCCGCTGATCCCGATGCGCTGGTGTTTGTCGAGACCTGGCAGAACAAGGCGGCGGTCGACGCGCATTTCGAAGAGCCGCACCTCAAAGCCTTCCAGGCGGCAATGGCGGACCTGCTCATTGAGGCACGTATCGAGCTCGTGACGCCGGAAAAGGTCGAGGTGCTCTGA
- a CDS encoding peroxiredoxin, which yields MLGRKVPAVTFRTRVRDEAIGGSNPFRWEDVSSDDYFAGKRVVLFSLPGAFTPTCSTFQLPDFEKLTADFRAEGIDEIYCISVNDAFVMNAWGKSQSLENVKLIPDGSGEFTRKMGMLVAKDNLGFGMRSWRYAAVVNNGVVEQWFEEEGYSDNCDSDPYGVSSPQNILETLKSQKLAA from the coding sequence ATGCTTGGCAGAAAAGTACCCGCTGTAACGTTCCGCACCCGCGTTCGCGACGAGGCCATTGGCGGCTCGAACCCGTTCCGCTGGGAGGACGTGTCCTCCGACGATTACTTCGCCGGTAAGCGCGTCGTGCTGTTTTCGCTGCCGGGCGCGTTCACGCCGACCTGCTCGACCTTTCAGCTGCCGGACTTCGAAAAGCTGACGGCCGATTTCCGCGCCGAAGGCATCGACGAGATCTACTGCATCTCGGTCAACGATGCGTTTGTCATGAACGCCTGGGGCAAGTCCCAGAGCCTTGAAAACGTCAAGCTGATCCCGGACGGTTCGGGCGAATTCACCCGCAAGATGGGCATGCTGGTCGCCAAGGACAATCTCGGCTTCGGCATGCGCTCCTGGCGCTATGCTGCCGTCGTCAACAACGGTGTCGTCGAGCAGTGGTTCGAAGAAGAAGGCTATTCCGACAACTGCGACAGCGACCCCTATGGCGTTTCCTCGCCGCAGAACATTCTGGAGACGCTGAAGTCTCAGAAGCTTGCTGCGTGA
- a CDS encoding TIGR02117 family protein, translated as MKRSLKWASLGLLAAVLAVVLGTLLPRPLLPISASAAGAGATRILVLSGPIHTDIAVPLTDETRERFGFIEPAGVPLAHPQAQWLIFGWGGRSFYLETPTWSELKAVPVFRALTLDRSVMHVDIAGRIVEPQASVAGFELDEAGYDRLLDFIAESFTRDAGTVVPIDGFSYNGNDRFFEAEGSFNALFGCNTWTARALREAGLRTGLWNPLPPSLGLSLRIHN; from the coding sequence ATGAAGCGTAGCCTGAAATGGGCCTCTCTCGGCCTACTGGCGGCGGTGCTTGCGGTCGTTCTCGGAACGCTCCTGCCGCGGCCGCTTTTGCCCATTTCCGCCTCTGCGGCGGGAGCCGGGGCCACGCGCATCCTGGTGCTTTCGGGGCCGATCCACACCGATATCGCCGTGCCCTTGACGGACGAAACGAGAGAGCGGTTCGGCTTCATCGAGCCGGCAGGCGTGCCACTTGCGCATCCGCAGGCACAATGGCTGATCTTCGGTTGGGGCGGGCGTTCCTTCTATCTGGAAACGCCGACCTGGTCGGAGCTGAAGGCGGTGCCGGTCTTCAGGGCGCTGACACTCGACCGGTCGGTAATGCATGTCGATATCGCTGGCCGGATCGTCGAGCCGCAGGCCTCCGTCGCCGGCTTCGAGCTCGACGAAGCGGGATACGATCGGCTGCTCGACTTTATCGCCGAGAGTTTTACGCGAGACGCCGGGACCGTCGTTCCGATCGACGGTTTTTCCTACAATGGCAACGACCGCTTCTTCGAGGCCGAGGGCAGTTTCAACGCGCTCTTCGGCTGCAACACCTGGACGGCGAGGGCGTTGCGTGAAGCAGGTTTGCGCACGGGTCTGTGGAACCCGTTGCCCCCAAGTCTTGGGTTGTCGTTGCGCATCCATAACTGA
- the ureC gene encoding urease subunit alpha — protein sequence MPYKMSPAAYANMFGPTVGDKVRLADTELFIEVEKDFTTYGEEVKFGGGKVIRDGMGQSQLTRAEGAVDTVITNALIVDHWGIVKADIGLKDGRIAGIGKAGNPDTQPGVTVIVGPGTEVIAGEGKIITAGGMDSHIHYICPQQIEEALVSGLTCMLGGGAGPGHGTLATTCTSGPWHLARMIEAADGLPMNIAFAGKGNASQPGALVEMVLAGATSLKLHEDWGSTPAAIDCCLSVADEYDVQVMIHTDTLNESGFVEDTIAAIKGRTIHAFHTEGAGGGHAPDIIKICGQPNVIPSSTNPTRPYTKNTLAEHLDMLMVCHHLSPSIPEDIAFAESRIRKETIAAEDILHDIGAFSIISSDSQAMGRVGEVAIRTWQTADKMKRQRGPLPQETGDNDNFRVKRYIAKYTINPAIAHGLSHEIGSIEVGKRADLVIWNPAFFGVKPDFVLLGGSIAMAPMGDPNASIPTPQPVHYRPMFATLGKSRTSSSVTFVSQASLDAGLAGKLGVAKQLVAVRNTRGGIGKGSMIHNSLLPHIEVDPETYEVRADGELLTCEPATIVPMAQRYFLF from the coding sequence ATGCCCTACAAGATGTCGCCTGCGGCCTATGCCAACATGTTCGGCCCGACGGTTGGCGACAAGGTGCGGCTCGCCGATACCGAGCTTTTCATCGAGGTGGAGAAGGATTTCACCACCTATGGGGAGGAGGTGAAGTTCGGCGGCGGCAAGGTTATTCGCGATGGCATGGGGCAGAGCCAGCTGACGCGCGCCGAGGGCGCAGTCGATACCGTCATTACCAATGCGCTGATCGTCGACCACTGGGGCATCGTCAAGGCGGATATCGGCCTCAAGGACGGGCGGATCGCAGGCATCGGCAAGGCCGGTAACCCGGATACGCAGCCGGGCGTGACCGTCATCGTCGGCCCCGGCACCGAGGTGATCGCCGGCGAAGGCAAGATCATCACTGCGGGCGGCATGGACAGCCACATCCACTACATCTGCCCGCAGCAGATTGAGGAAGCGCTGGTGAGCGGGCTCACCTGCATGCTCGGCGGCGGCGCCGGGCCTGGGCATGGTACGCTCGCAACCACCTGCACGTCCGGACCCTGGCATCTCGCCCGCATGATCGAGGCGGCCGACGGCCTGCCGATGAACATCGCTTTTGCCGGCAAGGGCAATGCCTCGCAGCCGGGCGCCCTGGTGGAAATGGTGCTCGCCGGCGCCACCTCGTTGAAACTGCATGAGGATTGGGGCTCGACGCCGGCGGCGATCGACTGCTGCCTCAGCGTCGCCGACGAATACGACGTGCAGGTGATGATCCACACGGACACGCTGAACGAGAGCGGCTTCGTCGAGGATACGATCGCGGCGATCAAGGGCCGCACCATACATGCCTTCCACACGGAAGGTGCCGGCGGTGGCCACGCGCCCGACATCATCAAAATCTGCGGCCAGCCGAACGTCATTCCGTCCTCGACCAACCCGACGCGGCCCTACACCAAGAATACGCTCGCCGAGCATCTGGACATGCTGATGGTCTGCCATCACCTGTCGCCATCGATCCCTGAAGACATCGCTTTTGCCGAAAGCCGCATCCGCAAGGAAACGATCGCGGCCGAAGACATCCTGCATGATATCGGCGCCTTCTCGATCATCTCTTCCGACAGCCAGGCCATGGGCCGCGTCGGCGAGGTGGCGATCCGTACCTGGCAGACCGCCGACAAGATGAAACGCCAGCGTGGGCCACTGCCGCAGGAAACCGGCGACAACGACAATTTCCGGGTGAAGCGCTACATCGCCAAATACACGATCAACCCGGCGATCGCCCACGGCCTCAGCCATGAGATCGGCTCGATCGAAGTCGGAAAGCGCGCCGATCTCGTCATCTGGAACCCGGCTTTCTTCGGCGTGAAGCCCGATTTCGTGCTCCTCGGCGGCTCGATTGCGATGGCCCCGATGGGGGATCCGAACGCCTCGATCCCGACGCCGCAGCCGGTGCACTACCGCCCGATGTTCGCCACCCTTGGCAAAAGCCGCACGAGTTCCTCCGTCACCTTCGTCTCGCAGGCTTCGCTGGATGCCGGCCTTGCCGGCAAGCTCGGCGTTGCCAAGCAGCTCGTGGCCGTCAGGAACACCCGCGGCGGCATCGGCAAAGGGTCGATGATCCACAACAGCCTGCTGCCGCACATCGAGGTGGACCCGGAGACCTATGAGGTGCGCGCCGACGGCGAGTTGCTGACCTGCGAACCGGCGACGATCGTCCCGATGGCACAGCGCTACTTCCTGTTCTGA